One window of Deltaproteobacteria bacterium genomic DNA carries:
- a CDS encoding 4-vinyl reductase, producing MNENTILKDLRHDAHEGSLRYKGVRYLLIRPETIVGFQKAIEGSTGEGQCEALYKGGFDGGYLSSKNYREIHGFTELEVLDFMARMGGEIGWGRFKIERYDPNTRALEVSVTASPFAEAYGESAHPVCHLIRGIVAGMGSALLGIKCDAVETACSAMGADRCLFNLIVGY from the coding sequence ATGAACGAAAACACTATCCTGAAAGACCTTCGGCACGACGCGCACGAGGGATCCCTCAGATACAAGGGCGTCCGGTACCTCCTGATCCGCCCTGAGACCATCGTAGGCTTCCAGAAGGCCATTGAGGGAAGCACCGGCGAGGGGCAATGTGAGGCCCTTTACAAGGGAGGGTTTGATGGAGGATATTTGTCATCAAAAAATTACAGGGAAATACACGGGTTCACAGAACTTGAAGTACTGGACTTTATGGCCCGCATGGGCGGGGAAATAGGCTGGGGACGTTTCAAGATCGAACGATACGACCCAAATACCCGAGCCCTGGAGGTATCGGTGACCGCTTCCCCTTTTGCAGAGGCTTATGGTGAGTCCGCACACCCCGTGTGCCACCTGATTCGCGGTATTGTGGCGGGGATGGGCTCCGCTCTCCTTGGGATTAAGTGCGATGCAGTGGAGACCGCCTGTTCAGCCATGGGGGCCGATAGATGCCTGTTCAACTTGATTGTGGGTTATTAA